The DNA segment ATGCGCGTCACGAAGCTCGAGCACGCCGCCCTCGTGGTGGAGCATTCCGGCGATCGACTGTTCATCGACCCCGGCAAGTTCACGACGCCCATCACCGAGGCCTCCGGAGCGCTCGCGGTCGTCATCACGCACCTGCACGACGACCACTGGACCCCCGAGCAGCTGGCGCGCATCGGCGAACGCAATCCCGACGTTCGCGTGTTCGGGCCGAAGGGAGTCGTCGAGGCCGCCGCCGACACCGGCATCGCCGTCGAACGCGTCGAGCCGGGTGACGCGGTCGAGGTCGGTCCGTTCCGGCTGCGGTTCTTCGGCGGCAGCCACGCCGTCATCCACCCCTCGATCCCCGTGATCGACAACGTCGGGGTCCTCGTCGACGACGCGCTGTACTACGCCGGGGACTCGTTCGCGGTGCCGGAGGGCGTCGAGGTCGACGTCCTCGCGGCTCCCGCGGGTGCACCGTGGATGAAGATCTCCGAGGCCATGGACTACGTCATGGCCGTGCGCCCGAAGCGCGCGTTCCCGACGCACGAGATGGTCCTCTCGCGGGCGGGGAAGGAGCTCTCCAACGCCCGCCTGGCCTGGGCGACCGAGCAGGTCGGCGGAGAGTACCTGGCGCTCGAACCCGGCGATTCGTTCGACCTGTAGCGAGCGGATGCCACGGCTGCGACGCCGTCGGCGGTGGTGGCACGCCGAGCCCGTCAGTCGTCGCCGTTCCCGTTGCCGTTGCCGTTGCCGTTCCCGTTGCCGTTGCCGTTGCCAGGGCCGCCGTTGCCCGGGCCGCCGTTCGCGCCCGCCGGGCCGCCACTCGCGGGCTCGTCGTCGTTCGACGGCGCGGGCGGATCCGGCTTGACGATCCGGCCGTCCGGGAACGATCCCGGCCCCGCGACCGGCCCGAGGCCGGCCATCGTGAACTCCCCGCCGCCGTACTTCGCAGCGGCGACGGACATGACCTCGGGCCACATGCGGTGCCGTGCCTCGGCGGCCCGTCCGGTCTCGAAGTAGATCCCGCGCTGGTTCGCGTCGCCGTTGACGCTGACGACGGCCGCCGCGGTGGCGACCTTCGTGCTCGCGCCGACCATCCAGGTGTCCTTCGATCCGTCGGTCGTTCCCGTCTTGCCGATCAGCGGCACGCTCGGCACGGTCCCGGCGTTCGAGGCCTGGCCGGTTCCGCTCGTCATGACCGCGCTCATCGCGGTGTGCATGGCCGCGGCGACCGGCCCCGGTACCGCCTGGGTGCACGTCGTCTTCGGCGGTTCGATCTCCGCAC comes from the Agromyces marinus genome and includes:
- a CDS encoding MBL fold metallo-hydrolase, producing the protein MRVTKLEHAALVVEHSGDRLFIDPGKFTTPITEASGALAVVITHLHDDHWTPEQLARIGERNPDVRVFGPKGVVEAAADTGIAVERVEPGDAVEVGPFRLRFFGGSHAVIHPSIPVIDNVGVLVDDALYYAGDSFAVPEGVEVDVLAAPAGAPWMKISEAMDYVMAVRPKRAFPTHEMVLSRAGKELSNARLAWATEQVGGEYLALEPGDSFDL